The Spirosoma foliorum genome has a window encoding:
- the ispE gene encoding 4-(cytidine 5'-diphospho)-2-C-methyl-D-erythritol kinase, which yields MITFPSCKINLGLRITEKRPDGFHNLQSCFYPVNWSDVLETIQTNEFSFSSSGLPIPGDAHNNLCVKAYNLLKADFDLPPVQMHLHKLVPIGAGLGGGSADAAFALKSLNEQFGLGLSVSQLEDYARLLGSDCAFFIQNRPLYCIEKGDVFLEIPVDLKGYYIMLVYPNLAISTAEAYGGIKPRYPEMSLMEQLQLPIDTWRDTVHNDFEDSLFPKYPVLPQIKQQLYDAGAVYASMSGSGSTVYGIFNGPVVVPNQFSTYRVWQGEL from the coding sequence TTGATCACATTCCCTTCCTGTAAAATTAACCTCGGTTTGCGCATCACTGAAAAGCGGCCCGATGGTTTTCATAACCTTCAATCGTGTTTTTATCCTGTTAATTGGAGTGATGTGCTGGAAACGATTCAAACTAATGAATTCAGCTTCAGTAGCAGCGGTTTACCCATTCCAGGAGATGCCCATAACAATCTTTGCGTTAAGGCTTATAATCTGTTAAAAGCCGATTTTGATTTACCGCCTGTTCAGATGCACCTACATAAACTGGTGCCCATTGGTGCTGGGCTAGGTGGTGGGTCTGCCGATGCAGCCTTTGCCCTGAAATCGCTAAATGAACAATTTGGGCTGGGTCTAAGCGTTTCTCAATTGGAGGATTATGCTCGCTTATTAGGCAGCGATTGCGCTTTTTTCATTCAGAACCGTCCGCTTTACTGTATTGAAAAAGGTGATGTTTTCTTGGAAATTCCGGTTGATCTGAAAGGGTATTATATTATGCTCGTCTACCCAAATCTGGCGATCTCTACGGCTGAGGCTTATGGAGGTATTAAACCTCGCTATCCCGAAATGTCATTGATGGAGCAGTTGCAATTGCCTATAGATACCTGGCGTGATACAGTTCACAATGATTTTGAAGATAGCCTGTTTCCCAAGTACCCAGTTTTGCCTCAAATAAAGCAGCAACTCTACGATGCTGGAGCTGTATATGCTAGCATGAGTGGGTCAGGATCAACTGTGTACGGAATTTTTAATGGGCCTGTTGTTGTCCCAAACCAATTTTCAACCTACCGCGTTTGGCAAGGAGAATTATGA
- a CDS encoding OmpA family protein: MSKNWITWILGGFLWLSCATAWAQVDSLLQQADRLLNYKAYGRAIEAYSQLLNEQADQLTPAQKVMAQGRIATAYRQVGDGQKAERYFREALGNSIDENPQLMLQFAQTLVGNGKYQEGQKVYERYEQLKAKQPARQPINPPAAPSSTNTRKEAVKYRLEYLGFNSSGEEFSPAFYQDGLVYVAGKKGGSAIETTGSGGGSGYLDLLYIPDRNNLKVSSIINADGSTSKPSNDRAKTDRRSENENYSRQTANDSPTVPSFGDGINISGGLGYESSPQNASKRFSRTLNTKYHEGPATFSQDGSQIIFTRNNYNNGRANKSAEGVNKLKLYTAIQQNGAWTDIVELPFNSDEYSVGHPALSHDDALLYFASDMPGGYGGTDLYVSRFQDGKWSRPVNLGSTINTKGNELFPFADEAGNLYFATDGHKGLGGLDIFFATLSRGTTVQSVEHLNAPINSPQDDFGLITDANRRGGYFSSNRRDGNDDIYRFIRESSLFGCRDLIIRLYDTNTEQPLDSVNVLVKAKAEGRPNQTLTSDQNGYVRICLEGTNDFIFQASRDGYINSTVGFTNRAVTDDQPSRLEIGLIKPTVVMDTIPIENVNTPVTLTRSRVRGVVLSERTHRPIEGVTVRLRNECDRTQLEYVTGPDGRYSFDIKEGCDYTLVASKPEFGTNTNKIKRLPKKAKPKELSADLKMLSVGDVVTIDNIYYDLDQSSLRPDASRELDKVVATMRKYPTLIIEIRSHTDSRGEAEHNKALSLQRAKAVANYLVSKGISRRRMATLGMGESQLVNNCTDGVICTEAEHQRNRRTEFKVVAIK, encoded by the coding sequence ATGAGTAAGAATTGGATAACGTGGATTTTGGGCGGATTTCTGTGGCTAAGCTGTGCAACAGCTTGGGCACAGGTAGATTCATTATTGCAGCAGGCGGACCGCTTGCTCAATTATAAAGCGTATGGACGAGCCATTGAAGCGTACTCACAACTATTAAACGAGCAGGCTGATCAACTAACGCCTGCCCAGAAAGTAATGGCCCAGGGTCGAATCGCCACGGCTTATCGACAAGTTGGTGATGGACAAAAAGCCGAACGGTACTTTCGGGAAGCATTAGGCAATAGTATTGATGAGAATCCGCAATTGATGCTACAGTTTGCCCAGACCCTGGTAGGCAATGGCAAATATCAGGAGGGACAAAAAGTATATGAACGTTATGAACAACTTAAAGCGAAACAACCCGCGCGCCAACCCATAAATCCACCTGCTGCCCCTTCGTCAACAAATACCCGGAAAGAGGCCGTAAAGTACCGACTGGAGTACCTGGGTTTTAATTCGTCAGGTGAGGAGTTTAGTCCGGCGTTTTATCAGGACGGGCTAGTGTATGTGGCTGGTAAAAAAGGCGGTTCTGCTATTGAAACGACGGGCAGTGGTGGTGGATCAGGCTATCTGGATCTGCTGTATATTCCTGATCGGAATAACTTGAAAGTGAGCAGCATAATTAATGCAGACGGCAGCACCAGCAAGCCTTCGAACGATCGGGCTAAAACTGATCGGCGTAGTGAGAACGAAAACTATAGCCGTCAGACGGCCAATGACTCACCCACAGTACCGAGTTTCGGGGATGGCATTAATATCTCAGGCGGTTTAGGCTATGAATCCAGTCCTCAAAATGCGTCGAAACGCTTTAGCCGGACGCTCAACACAAAATACCACGAAGGGCCAGCTACGTTCTCCCAGGATGGTTCGCAAATTATTTTTACCCGTAACAATTACAACAATGGCCGGGCCAATAAGAGCGCAGAAGGCGTAAACAAGCTCAAACTCTATACTGCTATTCAACAAAATGGCGCCTGGACAGATATTGTCGAATTGCCTTTCAATAGCGACGAATACTCGGTTGGCCACCCAGCCTTGAGCCACGATGATGCGTTGCTCTATTTTGCCTCCGATATGCCCGGTGGCTACGGCGGAACGGACCTCTATGTTTCTCGTTTTCAGGATGGAAAATGGAGTCGCCCTGTTAATTTAGGTAGTACTATTAATACGAAGGGGAATGAGCTGTTTCCATTCGCCGACGAAGCCGGCAACCTGTACTTTGCAACGGATGGCCATAAAGGATTGGGTGGTTTAGATATATTTTTTGCCACCTTAAGCCGAGGGACTACGGTGCAATCGGTTGAGCACCTCAATGCGCCAATCAACTCTCCGCAAGATGATTTTGGCTTAATTACAGATGCTAATCGTCGTGGCGGTTATTTTAGTAGTAACCGGCGTGATGGGAATGATGATATCTATCGGTTTATTCGGGAAAGCTCCCTCTTCGGCTGCCGTGACCTGATTATTCGGCTGTATGATACGAACACAGAACAGCCCCTGGATAGTGTTAACGTATTGGTTAAAGCGAAAGCAGAAGGGCGCCCCAATCAGACCCTAACCAGCGACCAGAACGGGTACGTAAGAATCTGTCTGGAAGGTACGAATGACTTTATATTCCAGGCCAGCCGGGATGGCTATATTAACAGTACCGTCGGTTTCACGAACCGAGCCGTAACGGATGATCAACCAAGCCGACTCGAAATTGGCCTGATCAAGCCAACGGTTGTGATGGATACGATTCCGATTGAGAATGTAAATACGCCAGTCACGTTAACCCGGTCAAGGGTTCGAGGGGTTGTGCTCAGTGAGCGAACGCATCGCCCCATTGAAGGCGTAACGGTTCGGCTTCGAAATGAATGCGACCGAACTCAGCTTGAATACGTAACTGGCCCCGATGGTCGGTATTCATTTGATATTAAAGAAGGCTGTGATTACACACTGGTCGCTTCAAAGCCTGAATTTGGTACAAATACCAATAAAATAAAACGACTGCCTAAAAAGGCAAAACCAAAAGAACTGTCGGCCGATTTGAAGATGCTGAGCGTGGGAGACGTCGTCACAATTGACAACATTTATTACGACCTCGACCAATCTAGCCTGCGCCCGGATGCTTCCCGCGAATTGGATAAAGTCGTGGCCACGATGCGTAAATACCCAACGCTGATTATCGAAATTCGGTCGCATACTGACAGCCGGGGCGAGGCCGAGCATAACAAAGCACTCTCGTTACAACGGGCAAAAGCCGTGGCAAATTATTTAGTCTCGAAGGGCATCAGCCGTCGACGTATGGCCACGCTTGGCATGGGTGAGTCGCAATTGGTCAATAACTGCACCGATGGCGTAATCTGTACCGAAGCGGAACACCAACGTAATCGCCGAACGGAGTTTAAAGTGGTAGCGATAAAGTAG
- a CDS encoding gliding motility-associated C-terminal domain-containing protein, translating to MAITYPLADTCQHPDPPVITGSAKFICRNESVVLTATGCTGTVIWSNGDTGNTITIKPQQTTKYTAICRAKPGCISCFADVWKVTVNTPAAPTVTASSKLICPNESVTLTASNCKGTVRWINQDGSEQDTGAVWKGNLLETTTFRATCEQNNCTSNPSIPVSVQVAIPNAPVITADKQEVCAGQVVQLRASGCVGIVRWMDGVEGPFRTVNPSTTINYKALCQVGSCRSDSSQAVSVTVQSIEQKLNLLTTLTNKCPFQTADLSKAITAGNVSGLRYEFKTGPSIAALAVQSPGAVVAGTYYIFGRNTDGCYTEPTAITVSITPCQNAIPPCLSNPAAVAIQLDSLDWTKGVVQLKAQLSGSATSPIWQNEGGGLFTNTGLSARYLLSESDRQRGTTTFTLSVADPDGTGPCTSASVQQTVKAPSREIVGLSKKVGEPVWVVNGKDRLVELTYQLVVANMGQNELKQIQVVDNLDVAFTSLGAKIQSINVQADNGLIVNAAYTGRGADTTLISNGSLPVGGHARVLLTVRLDVSQASTLTFSNIASIQAVDSNGGLCRDRSTNGVEADPDQNGNPADNDEPTVVVLHSLQSEETETVFIPEGFSPNGDGINDRFVIQRVPAGVTVQLDIYNRWGNLVYQNLNYANDWDGTANQGIKTTDAKQGLPDGTYYYQIRLSDGREFVRFLTLAR from the coding sequence ATGGCGATAACCTATCCATTGGCCGATACATGTCAGCATCCCGACCCACCGGTCATTACGGGATCAGCTAAATTTATTTGCCGGAATGAGTCCGTTGTGCTAACCGCAACCGGCTGCACAGGTACCGTCATCTGGTCGAATGGTGATACGGGCAATACGATTACGATAAAACCCCAGCAAACCACCAAGTATACTGCTATCTGCCGGGCTAAACCAGGTTGTATTAGCTGCTTCGCCGACGTCTGGAAAGTGACCGTTAATACGCCTGCTGCCCCAACAGTTACAGCTTCGTCGAAACTTATATGCCCTAACGAGTCCGTTACGCTAACCGCTTCGAATTGTAAAGGAACCGTACGGTGGATAAATCAGGACGGAAGTGAACAGGATACGGGTGCTGTTTGGAAAGGAAATCTTCTTGAGACAACTACATTTCGGGCTACCTGCGAGCAAAATAACTGCACCAGCAACCCATCTATTCCCGTTTCAGTACAAGTTGCTATACCCAATGCGCCCGTTATTACCGCTGATAAGCAGGAAGTTTGCGCTGGGCAAGTTGTTCAGTTGAGGGCATCGGGCTGCGTGGGTATCGTTCGTTGGATGGATGGAGTTGAGGGACCTTTTCGAACTGTAAATCCTTCAACAACAATTAATTACAAAGCATTGTGTCAGGTTGGTTCGTGCCGCAGTGATAGCTCTCAAGCAGTGTCGGTGACGGTGCAGTCAATCGAACAGAAGCTGAATTTACTGACAACATTGACCAATAAATGTCCTTTTCAAACGGCTGACCTCTCGAAAGCTATCACGGCTGGAAACGTTTCGGGTCTTCGGTATGAATTTAAAACGGGACCTTCTATTGCGGCTCTCGCGGTTCAATCGCCGGGGGCAGTAGTTGCTGGAACTTATTATATTTTCGGACGAAATACGGATGGTTGCTATACCGAGCCAACCGCTATTACGGTAAGCATTACACCTTGTCAGAACGCCATTCCACCTTGTTTGAGCAATCCGGCCGCAGTAGCTATTCAACTCGATTCGCTCGACTGGACAAAAGGCGTTGTTCAACTCAAAGCACAATTGAGTGGTTCGGCAACGTCGCCAATCTGGCAAAATGAGGGTGGCGGATTATTTACCAATACAGGCTTAAGTGCTCGTTATTTGTTATCCGAATCAGATCGTCAGCGTGGTACAACAACATTTACACTTTCTGTTGCAGATCCTGATGGTACTGGTCCCTGTACGAGTGCTTCTGTTCAGCAAACCGTTAAGGCTCCATCACGAGAAATTGTTGGGCTGAGCAAAAAAGTGGGCGAACCAGTCTGGGTGGTTAATGGAAAAGACCGCCTGGTCGAACTTACCTATCAGCTCGTAGTGGCTAATATGGGACAAAACGAACTTAAGCAGATTCAGGTGGTCGATAATCTGGACGTTGCTTTCACCAGCCTAGGCGCAAAAATCCAGTCAATAAACGTCCAGGCCGATAACGGCTTAATCGTCAATGCCGCCTATACCGGACGTGGTGCCGATACAACATTAATTAGCAATGGCAGCCTGCCCGTTGGTGGACACGCTCGCGTATTGTTAACCGTGCGATTGGATGTAAGTCAGGCTAGCACCCTCACATTTAGTAATATAGCCAGTATTCAGGCTGTGGATAGCAATGGAGGACTTTGTCGGGATCGTTCGACGAATGGTGTTGAGGCAGACCCAGACCAAAATGGTAATCCTGCCGATAATGACGAGCCGACGGTAGTTGTTTTACACTCCCTACAGTCTGAAGAAACGGAGACAGTATTTATTCCGGAAGGTTTTTCTCCGAATGGAGATGGTATTAACGATCGGTTTGTTATTCAACGAGTGCCTGCCGGTGTAACAGTTCAATTAGACATTTACAATCGCTGGGGCAACCTGGTTTATCAAAATTTAAACTATGCAAATGATTGGGACGGGACTGCAAATCAGGGTATAAAAACTACTGATGCAAAGCAGGGCCTTCCGGACGGTACCTATTACTATCAAATTAGGCTTAGCGACGGGCGAGAGTTTGTCCGCTTCCTGACGTTGGCCAGATAA
- a CDS encoding ATP-binding cassette domain-containing protein yields MAPFFMSEQIPLITLNKLTVQRSGRTLVQELTFQLHSGECWAVIGPTGSGKTAFLQALSGQFHAGPATLSRRVSTEFVSFKEESSKFSYSGYFYQQRYQATMSDSPESDDPAYQSIPTLRSFLQLTDSPESLALVDRLGLTPILDRAFIKLSNGQTRKARIGKALLKHPSVLLLDNPFVGLDAGFRAELTQWLDELTTHGLTLVLVTEPDDIPSFITHTAELKNGQMQWAGPKENYRPVAPDLPDATPPVLHTKAPVADFQEAFRLNNVTVRYGDTIILNGLNWAVRTGERWALFGQNGAGKSVLLSLLYGDHPQAYANDVSVFGHRRGKSGESIWDVKRRIGFVSPELHLYFPQGLSVRQVALTGLTDTLTPPNKVSTETETDLSNLLTYFGLSHLINCPFGTLSAGEQRLILLIRAFLKNAPVLLLDEPFQAIDSSHILLARKLIDSFVDKTILFVTHNKHELPDSIDQLYTIKVESR; encoded by the coding sequence ATGGCCCCGTTTTTTATGTCTGAACAGATTCCACTAATTACCCTAAATAAGTTGACCGTCCAGAGAAGTGGCCGGACATTAGTACAAGAACTCACGTTTCAACTGCATTCAGGTGAATGCTGGGCTGTAATTGGCCCCACTGGTAGTGGAAAGACAGCTTTTCTGCAAGCGCTTTCGGGTCAATTCCATGCTGGGCCAGCTACTTTGTCCCGGCGGGTATCAACTGAATTTGTTTCTTTTAAAGAAGAATCCAGCAAGTTTTCGTATAGTGGCTATTTCTACCAGCAGCGTTATCAGGCCACCATGAGCGATAGTCCGGAAAGCGATGATCCTGCTTATCAGTCAATACCAACGCTTCGCAGCTTTTTGCAGTTGACGGACTCACCAGAATCGCTGGCACTAGTTGATCGATTAGGCCTGACACCTATTTTAGACCGGGCATTTATTAAACTATCCAACGGTCAGACCCGGAAAGCCCGTATTGGGAAAGCTCTTCTAAAGCACCCGTCAGTTTTGTTACTCGATAATCCTTTTGTGGGCTTAGATGCCGGTTTTCGGGCGGAGCTAACGCAGTGGCTAGACGAACTCACGACGCATGGGCTAACGCTTGTTCTGGTAACAGAGCCAGATGATATTCCATCGTTTATTACGCATACTGCTGAATTAAAAAATGGCCAGATGCAGTGGGCAGGCCCTAAAGAAAATTATCGCCCTGTTGCGCCAGATTTACCCGATGCCACGCCACCTGTTTTGCATACAAAGGCGCCCGTAGCTGATTTTCAGGAGGCTTTTCGACTCAATAATGTAACCGTTCGCTATGGTGATACCATCATTTTAAACGGGCTGAATTGGGCCGTACGGACGGGCGAACGCTGGGCATTGTTTGGCCAAAATGGGGCTGGCAAATCGGTTTTGCTAAGTTTGCTTTATGGTGATCATCCGCAGGCGTATGCCAATGATGTGAGCGTTTTTGGCCATCGACGTGGTAAATCGGGTGAGAGTATCTGGGATGTCAAGCGTCGGATTGGTTTTGTTTCTCCCGAATTGCATTTGTATTTCCCGCAGGGTTTATCGGTCCGGCAGGTGGCGTTAACAGGATTGACGGATACGCTAACCCCGCCCAATAAAGTATCGACTGAAACCGAGACTGATTTAAGTAATTTGCTAACCTATTTCGGGCTGTCGCATCTTATCAATTGCCCATTTGGTACATTATCGGCCGGGGAGCAACGCTTGATTTTGCTGATCCGGGCTTTTTTAAAAAATGCTCCCGTCTTGTTACTGGATGAACCCTTTCAGGCAATCGATTCGTCGCATATTTTACTAGCTCGGAAACTTATCGACAGCTTCGTTGATAAAACCATTCTTTTCGTTACACACAATAAGCACGAACTCCCTGATAGCATCGACCAACTTTATACCATTAAGGTAGAGTCTAGGTAA
- a CDS encoding gluconate 2-dehydrogenase subunit 3 family protein, whose protein sequence is MNRRDALMRVAALAGATMTLPALADTLEASAARRSLTGQPVFFTADQDATVAELADTIIPTTKTPGAKAAKVNEVIDILLKDCYKADDQQRFLEGLALTNKLSQDAYGKAFVQLDPTQRIEIVKKLQADDKDQRAKMAGAKAAAKVEGSQADLQMPDAKKKYTPFFSVLKDLTLTGYFTSEIGCTQALEYVAVPGRYDGCVTLKPGQKAWAI, encoded by the coding sequence ATGAACAGAAGAGACGCCCTCATGCGGGTGGCAGCGTTGGCCGGTGCAACAATGACGTTGCCCGCTTTGGCCGATACGCTGGAAGCCTCGGCTGCCCGACGTTCCCTGACAGGCCAGCCGGTTTTCTTTACGGCCGATCAGGATGCGACCGTAGCTGAACTCGCCGATACGATTATTCCAACCACGAAAACACCTGGTGCCAAAGCGGCTAAGGTGAACGAAGTGATTGATATTTTGCTGAAAGACTGCTACAAAGCAGATGATCAGCAACGCTTCCTGGAAGGTCTGGCGCTGACCAATAAATTGAGCCAGGATGCCTACGGAAAAGCGTTTGTACAACTCGATCCAACGCAGCGTATTGAGATTGTGAAGAAACTCCAGGCCGACGATAAGGATCAACGTGCTAAAATGGCAGGTGCTAAAGCTGCTGCTAAAGTAGAAGGTTCTCAGGCCGATCTACAAATGCCCGATGCGAAAAAGAAATACACGCCGTTTTTCTCTGTGTTGAAAGACCTGACCTTAACGGGTTATTTTACCTCTGAAATCGGCTGCACGCAAGCACTCGAATATGTAGCCGTTCCGGGCCGTTACGACGGTTGCGTTACCCTCAAACCCGGCCAGAAGGCGTGGGCCATCTAA
- a CDS encoding M20 metallopeptidase family protein — protein sequence MLDSIKSLAHQYAADLIKTRRHLHAHPELSFQEQNTARFVADQLKAIGITPQEGVADTGLVAIIEGRNSHSAGSRVVALRADMDALPIHEANDVPYKSTVDGVMHACGHDVHTASLLGVARILHVLRDQFDGTVKLVFQPGEEKAPGGASLMIKEGVLENPTPASMLGQHVAPSIPVGKIGFREGMYMASTDEIYMTVRGKGGHAAMPDNLIDPVLIASHIIVALQQIISRNCPPASPSVLSFGRFIADGVTNVIPNEVTIQGTFRCMNEEWRAEGKKRMVKLATGIAEAMGGSCEFTIVHGYPYLKNHPELTRRVRSQAVEYMGAENVIDLDLWMAGEDFAFYSQVVDSCFYRLGTRNEERGIISGVHTPTFDIDESALETGAGLMSWLAVQELKLV from the coding sequence ATGCTTGACTCCATAAAATCTCTCGCTCATCAATATGCGGCCGATCTAATTAAGACCCGCCGACATTTACATGCTCATCCCGAACTCTCGTTTCAGGAGCAAAACACAGCTCGGTTTGTCGCCGATCAACTAAAAGCGATTGGTATAACCCCGCAGGAAGGCGTGGCTGATACAGGGTTGGTAGCCATTATTGAAGGTCGAAATAGCCATTCGGCTGGTTCGCGCGTAGTTGCACTTCGGGCGGATATGGATGCGTTGCCTATTCATGAAGCTAACGATGTTCCGTATAAATCGACCGTCGATGGAGTCATGCATGCTTGTGGTCATGATGTACATACCGCTAGTTTGCTGGGAGTCGCCCGTATTTTGCATGTACTTCGCGATCAGTTCGATGGAACGGTAAAGCTGGTGTTTCAACCCGGCGAAGAGAAAGCACCCGGTGGCGCTTCGCTCATGATTAAAGAAGGTGTTCTGGAAAATCCGACGCCAGCCAGCATGCTTGGTCAGCACGTTGCCCCCAGTATTCCGGTGGGTAAAATCGGTTTCCGCGAAGGCATGTACATGGCCAGTACCGATGAGATATACATGACCGTTCGGGGTAAAGGTGGTCATGCTGCCATGCCGGATAATCTTATTGATCCCGTCCTGATTGCGTCGCATATCATTGTAGCGCTTCAGCAAATTATCAGTCGAAATTGCCCACCTGCAAGTCCATCGGTTCTGTCGTTTGGTCGATTCATTGCCGATGGGGTTACGAACGTGATTCCCAATGAAGTAACTATTCAGGGGACCTTCCGGTGCATGAATGAAGAATGGCGTGCAGAGGGTAAAAAACGGATGGTTAAACTGGCCACAGGTATTGCCGAAGCGATGGGTGGTTCCTGCGAATTTACGATTGTGCACGGTTATCCATACCTGAAAAATCACCCTGAACTAACCCGGCGCGTTCGGTCGCAGGCAGTCGAGTATATGGGAGCCGAAAACGTAATTGACCTTGATTTGTGGATGGCCGGTGAAGATTTCGCTTTCTACTCGCAGGTGGTAGACTCCTGTTTCTACCGACTTGGAACCCGTAACGAAGAGCGCGGCATTATCTCGGGCGTTCATACTCCAACGTTTGACATCGACGAATCGGCGCTGGAAACAGGAGCTGGTTTGATGAGCTGGCTGGCTGTTCAGGAATTGAAACTGGTGTAA
- a CDS encoding RDD family protein, with translation MAVAIRTSQNVLLEYEPASIGERIIAAVIDYVIIFGWILLTFALPNSMGFRVNSFYTILVFFPVIVYDLASEWLLNGRSLGKIAMKIRVVMLDGSPPGLGAYLIRWLLRIIESIAFLGGIVPIITVAANGRGQRLGDIAAGTTVVRLKPAVTLDDVIIQPFVENYIVQFPDVRLLSDRDINVVRNIVRVGDEDTLMRTANKVKEVTGIRSEIGNREFLLTVINDYQFITAQ, from the coding sequence ATGGCTGTTGCAATCCGCACTTCTCAGAACGTTCTGCTCGAATACGAACCCGCTAGTATTGGTGAACGAATTATAGCGGCAGTAATTGATTATGTCATCATTTTTGGTTGGATTCTACTGACGTTTGCGCTACCAAATTCGATGGGTTTTCGAGTCAACAGTTTCTATACCATTTTGGTCTTTTTTCCTGTAATCGTCTACGATTTGGCTAGCGAATGGTTGCTCAACGGCCGGAGTCTTGGCAAAATCGCGATGAAAATCCGGGTGGTTATGCTCGATGGCTCGCCACCTGGTTTGGGGGCTTACCTCATTCGCTGGCTGTTACGGATTATCGAATCCATCGCTTTTCTGGGAGGAATCGTGCCGATTATTACGGTGGCAGCTAATGGAAGAGGGCAGCGATTAGGCGACATTGCGGCTGGGACGACGGTTGTTCGGCTTAAACCCGCCGTAACCCTCGACGATGTTATTATACAGCCCTTTGTCGAAAACTATATCGTCCAGTTTCCCGACGTTCGATTACTTTCGGATCGTGATATAAATGTTGTGCGCAACATCGTTCGAGTAGGCGACGAAGACACATTGATGCGTACGGCTAATAAAGTGAAAGAAGTGACTGGAATTCGTAGTGAAATCGGAAACCGGGAGTTTCTGCTTACGGTTATTAATGATTATCAATTTATAACAGCACAGTAA
- a CDS encoding stage II sporulation protein M, which yields MREALFVKRNTDKWRDIEQNPTNDPDELTDRFVELTDDLSYARTFYPDSKVTRYLNGLAGQMHRGLMQNRRDERSRFLTFWKYELPLLFRQSHRMLALSAGIFLVASILGWVSAAHDNTFVRLILGDQYVNMTLENIKKGDPLGVYGSSDQASMFVQITLNNIYVAFRTFVFGLFASFGTMAMLFYNGVMLGSFQYFFYERGLLLDSVLKIWIHGTLEISAIVIAGCAGLTVGNSLLFPGTYSRLESFKRGIKQGLKIAIGLVPIFITAGFLESFVTRLTLPPLVSGSIILISAAFIGWYFILYPIQLNRRIQP from the coding sequence ATGCGTGAAGCCCTTTTCGTTAAACGCAACACCGACAAGTGGCGTGACATAGAACAAAATCCAACCAACGATCCTGATGAGTTGACGGATCGCTTTGTGGAATTGACCGACGATTTATCGTACGCCCGAACGTTCTATCCTGACTCAAAAGTAACGCGCTACCTCAACGGATTAGCCGGGCAAATGCACCGGGGCCTGATGCAAAACCGGCGCGACGAACGAAGTCGATTTCTCACGTTCTGGAAATACGAACTGCCGCTTTTATTTCGACAATCGCACCGAATGCTGGCTCTGTCGGCGGGCATTTTTCTTGTGGCGTCTATTCTGGGCTGGGTATCGGCAGCGCATGACAACACCTTTGTTCGATTGATTCTGGGCGATCAATATGTAAACATGACGCTCGAAAACATTAAAAAAGGCGATCCGTTGGGTGTATACGGCAGTAGCGATCAGGCCAGTATGTTCGTACAAATTACCCTGAACAATATTTACGTGGCTTTCCGAACGTTTGTATTTGGACTGTTTGCTTCGTTTGGCACGATGGCCATGCTGTTCTACAACGGTGTGATGCTGGGCTCTTTTCAATATTTTTTCTACGAACGCGGTCTTTTGCTGGATTCAGTACTGAAAATCTGGATTCATGGTACCCTCGAAATATCGGCTATCGTTATTGCCGGTTGTGCTGGCCTGACCGTGGGCAACAGCTTACTTTTTCCCGGCACTTACTCCCGGTTGGAGTCTTTCAAAAGGGGTATTAAGCAGGGCCTGAAAATTGCCATTGGCCTGGTTCCTATTTTCATTACGGCTGGTTTTCTCGAAAGTTTCGTTACCCGGCTGACATTGCCTCCTCTAGTTAGTGGCAGTATTATTCTGATATCAGCAGCCTTCATTGGCTGGTACTTTATTCTCTACCCGATTCAACTAAACCGCAGGATTCAACCATGA